Proteins encoded together in one Microplitis mediator isolate UGA2020A chromosome 7, iyMicMedi2.1, whole genome shotgun sequence window:
- the LOC130672527 gene encoding trans-acting T-cell-specific transcription factor GATA-3-like isoform X4, whose protein sequence is MRHATIEDTMKENSLKQETKNDWEARHPEETSPQIPRTAEEQAGAGSPVNGPTIVTTTRRHVRTITTTGHITETIAEDSEPSPVSSPGENKTNHKIIHQQQQTADHQHNEQTSHYQEQSYIHLPADNNSTDSNQHQQVVYSNNGNELQVETQNSDGHPITLSLKEPPKYITAERPEVDRVYVYSEGTDGRKIPMLVQVQRMQEDLRRQQQHHHHHHHHHPQSHRFSPHENGQVNSRYESPSSEDFEPSVSMSQSGSTVLGSPASYSTPVEVVRTTQHQLVPTGYSEAAIKYDVAAAVAAASESIKTSSTYTTLETVPLPPSQAVQYAQYVPDSFQHSNSYGYAKPEIAYLNYPGGHSNRNSEVEAPSGVYIKSDPTLSSSSLIGSGRTTQLYHEQPGSPGSQVTIYGSAGTPTFQYVKQTGETFWQPAGSASPPTLEYVQGYPGVATISATDSAGLMYNGGGYVTASNGSSPWASLQDEAFDGSVMTETKECVNCAANMTTLWRRDGTGHFLCNTCKIYNKPNGANRATMRYNSKMKQTIAASGRRAGIQCANCNTSNTTLWRRNNNGEPVCNACGLYYKLHNVNRPMSMKKDGIQTRKRKPKNHSGMSGVLAGPSAGLNKSEMKQNLLGESLWIRSCT, encoded by the exons ATGCGTCACGCAACTATTgag gatACGATGAAGGAGAATTCGCTGAAGCaggaaacaaaaaatgattggGAGGCGCGTCATCCTGAAGAAACTTCCCCGCAGATTCCGCGGACGGCTGAAGAACAGGCCGGAGCTGGAAGTCCTGTCAATGGACCGACGATCGTTACGACGACACGTCGGCACGTCAGGACGATTACCACCACTGGACATATTACTGAAACTATTGCCGAAGACTCCGAGCCCTCGCCAGTTTCTAGTCCTGGGGAAAATAAAACGAATCATAAGATAATTCATCAGCAGCAACAAACTGCAGATCATCAACATAATGAACAAACTTCTCATTATCAAGAACAATCTTATATACATTTGCCGGCTGATAACAACAGTACGGACAGTAATCAGCATCAGCAGGTTGTTTATTCTAATAATGGGAATGAGTTACAAGTTGAGACACAGAATTCCGATGGTCATCCTATTACTTTGTCACTCAAAGAACCACCAaa ATACATAACAGCAGAAAGACCAGAAGTAGATCGCGTGTACGTATATTCAGAGGGAACAGACGGCCGAAAAATCCCAATGCTTGTCCAAGTCCAGCGAATGCAAGAAGATCTCCGTCGTCAGCAGCAGCATcatcaccaccaccaccatcaCCATCCTCAGTCACACCGTTTCAGTCCCCATGAAAACGGCCAAGTGAACAGCAGATACGAGTCACCCAGTTCCGAAGACTTCGAACCCAGTGTCTCGATGTCTCAATCGGGATCAACGGTCTTAGGGTCGCCTGCTTCTTATTCGACGCCCGTTGAAGTCGTCCGGACGACGCAGCACCAATTAGTCCCGACAGGTTATTCGGAGGCAGCGATTAAGTATGACGTTGCTGCAGCAGTTGCCGCAGCGTCTGAAAGCATAAAAACGAGTAGTACTTACACGACTTTAGAGACTGTTCCATTGCCACCATCACAGGCCGTACAATATGCCCAGTATGTTCCTGATAGTTTTCAGCACAGCAACAGTTACGGCTATGCCAAACCGGAAATAGCTTACCTGAACTATCCGGGAGGACATTCCAATAGAAATTCTGAG GTTGAAGCACCTTCTGGAGTTTACATAAAAAGTGATCCTACGCTGTCTTCCTCGTCACTAATCGGCAGTGGAAGAACGACACAGTTGTATCATGAACAACCGGGTTCACCGGGATCACAAGTTACGATTTACGGATCAGCTGGCACGCCGACATTCCAGTATGTCAAGCAAACTGGAGAAACATTTTGGCAACCAGCTGGTTCAGCATCACCACCGACTCTCGAGTATGTACAGGGTTACCCAGGTGTTGCGACTATTTCGGCAACCGATTCCGCAGGTCTTATGTACAACGGCGGCGGTTATGTTACGGCGAGCAATGGATCCTCACCCTGGGCGAGTTTGCAAGATGAAGCTTTTGATGGCTCTGTTATGACTGAAACAAAAGAGTGCGTTAATTGTGCAGCTAATATGACGACACTGTGGAGAAGAGATGGAACTGGACACTTTCTATGTAATAcgtgtaaaatttataacaaaccTAATGGGGCGAATAGAGCTACGATGAGATATAATTCTAAGATGAAACAAACTATAGCTGCG agTGGACGAAGAGCCGGGATACAATGCGCAAATTGTAATACAAGTAATACAACGTTATGGCGGAGGAATAATAATGGAGAACCTGTTTGTAATGCATGTGGACTCTATTATAAACTTCACAAT gTAAACAGGCCAATGAGCATGAAAAAAGATGGAATACAAACACGTAAAAGAAAACCAAAAAATCACTCAGGAATGTCTGGCGTATTGGCAGGACCAAGTGCTGGACTAAATAAATCCGAGATGAAACAAAATTTACTCGGTGAGTCTTTG TGGATTCGAAGCTGCACTTGA
- the LOC130672527 gene encoding trans-acting T-cell-specific transcription factor GATA-3-like isoform X2, translating to MKENSLKQETKNDWEARHPEETSPQIPRTAEEQAGAGSPVNGPTIVTTTRRHVRTITTTGHITETIAEDSEPSPVSSPGENKTNHKIIHQQQQTADHQHNEQTSHYQEQSYIHLPADNNSTDSNQHQQVVYSNNGNELQVETQNSDGHPITLSLKEPPKYITAERPEVDRVYVYSEGTDGRKIPMLVQVQRMQEDLRRQQQHHHHHHHHHPQSHRFSPHENGQVNSRYESPSSEDFEPSVSMSQSGSTVLGSPASYSTPVEVVRTTQHQLVPTGYSEAAIKYDVAAAVAAASESIKTSSTYTTLETVPLPPSQAVQYAQYVPDSFQHSNSYGYAKPEIAYLNYPGGHSNRNSEVEAPSGVYIKSDPTLSSSSLIGSGRTTQLYHEQPGSPGSQVTIYGSAGTPTFQYVKQTGETFWQPAGSASPPTLEYVQGYPGVATISATDSAGLMYNGGGYVTASNGSSPWASLQDEAFDGSVMTETKECVNCAANMTTLWRRDGTGHFLCNTCKIYNKPNGANRATMRYNSKMKQTIAASGRRAGIQCANCNTSNTTLWRRNNNGEPVCNACGLYYKLHNVNRPMSMKKDGIQTRKRKPKNHSGMSGVLAGPSAGLNKSEMKQNLLVDSKLHLNMLTNRGGSVERVEDDYMNSITTQLGHAHSPITLPSAAVLNRQTNLTVPPLEPITINKTSGDLTVITSTSLATNIDRS from the exons ATGAAGGAGAATTCGCTGAAGCaggaaacaaaaaatgattggGAGGCGCGTCATCCTGAAGAAACTTCCCCGCAGATTCCGCGGACGGCTGAAGAACAGGCCGGAGCTGGAAGTCCTGTCAATGGACCGACGATCGTTACGACGACACGTCGGCACGTCAGGACGATTACCACCACTGGACATATTACTGAAACTATTGCCGAAGACTCCGAGCCCTCGCCAGTTTCTAGTCCTGGGGAAAATAAAACGAATCATAAGATAATTCATCAGCAGCAACAAACTGCAGATCATCAACATAATGAACAAACTTCTCATTATCAAGAACAATCTTATATACATTTGCCGGCTGATAACAACAGTACGGACAGTAATCAGCATCAGCAGGTTGTTTATTCTAATAATGGGAATGAGTTACAAGTTGAGACACAGAATTCCGATGGTCATCCTATTACTTTGTCACTCAAAGAACCACCAaa ATACATAACAGCAGAAAGACCAGAAGTAGATCGCGTGTACGTATATTCAGAGGGAACAGACGGCCGAAAAATCCCAATGCTTGTCCAAGTCCAGCGAATGCAAGAAGATCTCCGTCGTCAGCAGCAGCATcatcaccaccaccaccatcaCCATCCTCAGTCACACCGTTTCAGTCCCCATGAAAACGGCCAAGTGAACAGCAGATACGAGTCACCCAGTTCCGAAGACTTCGAACCCAGTGTCTCGATGTCTCAATCGGGATCAACGGTCTTAGGGTCGCCTGCTTCTTATTCGACGCCCGTTGAAGTCGTCCGGACGACGCAGCACCAATTAGTCCCGACAGGTTATTCGGAGGCAGCGATTAAGTATGACGTTGCTGCAGCAGTTGCCGCAGCGTCTGAAAGCATAAAAACGAGTAGTACTTACACGACTTTAGAGACTGTTCCATTGCCACCATCACAGGCCGTACAATATGCCCAGTATGTTCCTGATAGTTTTCAGCACAGCAACAGTTACGGCTATGCCAAACCGGAAATAGCTTACCTGAACTATCCGGGAGGACATTCCAATAGAAATTCTGAG GTTGAAGCACCTTCTGGAGTTTACATAAAAAGTGATCCTACGCTGTCTTCCTCGTCACTAATCGGCAGTGGAAGAACGACACAGTTGTATCATGAACAACCGGGTTCACCGGGATCACAAGTTACGATTTACGGATCAGCTGGCACGCCGACATTCCAGTATGTCAAGCAAACTGGAGAAACATTTTGGCAACCAGCTGGTTCAGCATCACCACCGACTCTCGAGTATGTACAGGGTTACCCAGGTGTTGCGACTATTTCGGCAACCGATTCCGCAGGTCTTATGTACAACGGCGGCGGTTATGTTACGGCGAGCAATGGATCCTCACCCTGGGCGAGTTTGCAAGATGAAGCTTTTGATGGCTCTGTTATGACTGAAACAAAAGAGTGCGTTAATTGTGCAGCTAATATGACGACACTGTGGAGAAGAGATGGAACTGGACACTTTCTATGTAATAcgtgtaaaatttataacaaaccTAATGGGGCGAATAGAGCTACGATGAGATATAATTCTAAGATGAAACAAACTATAGCTGCG agTGGACGAAGAGCCGGGATACAATGCGCAAATTGTAATACAAGTAATACAACGTTATGGCGGAGGAATAATAATGGAGAACCTGTTTGTAATGCATGTGGACTCTATTATAAACTTCACAAT gTAAACAGGCCAATGAGCATGAAAAAAGATGGAATACAAACACGTAAAAGAAAACCAAAAAATCACTCAGGAATGTCTGGCGTATTGGCAGGACCAAGTGCTGGACTAAATAAATCCGAGATGAAACAAAATTTACTCG TGGATTCGAAGCTGCACTTGAACATGCTCACGAATAGGGGTGGGAGTGTTGAGAGGGTTGAAGACGATTACATGAATTCCATAACAACGCAATTGGGTCACGCGCACTCCCCCATCACATTACCCTCTGCTGCGGTATTGAATCGACAAACTAATCTTAC tgtGCCCCCATTAGAACCAATCACAATTAACAAAACTAGCGGGGATCTGACGGTGATAACATCAACATCGCTGGCTACTAATATCGACAGATCATGA
- the LOC130672527 gene encoding trans-acting T-cell-specific transcription factor GATA-3-like isoform X3, with product MRHATIEDTMKENSLKQETKNDWEARHPEETSPQIPRTAEEQAGAGSPVNGPTIVTTTRRHVRTITTTGHITETIAEDSEPSPVSSPGENKTNHKIIHQQQQTADHQHNEQTSHYQEQSYIHLPADNNSTDSNQHQQVVYSNNGNELQVETQNSDGHPITLSLKEPPKYITAERPEVDRVYVYSEGTDGRKIPMLVQVQRMQEDLRRQQQHHHHHHHHHPQSHRFSPHENGQVNSRYESPSSEDFEPSVSMSQSGSTVLGSPASYSTPVEVVRTTQHQLVPTGYSEAAIKYDVAAAVAAASESIKTSSTYTTLETVPLPPSQAVQYAQYVPDSFQHSNSYGYAKPEIAYLNYPGGHSNRNSEVEAPSGVYIKSDPTLSSSSLIGSGRTTQLYHEQPGSPGSQVTIYGSAGTPTFQYVKQTGETFWQPAGSASPPTLEYVQGYPGVATISATDSAGLMYNGGGYVTASNGSSPWASLQDEAFDGSVMTETKECVNCAANMTTLWRRDGTGHFLCNTCKIYNKPNGANRATMRYNSKMKQTIAASGRRAGIQCANCNTSNTTLWRRNNNGEPVCNACGLYYKLHNVNRPMSMKKDGIQTRKRKPKNHSGMSGVLAGPSAGLNKSEMKQNLLGESLCAPIRTNHN from the exons ATGCGTCACGCAACTATTgag gatACGATGAAGGAGAATTCGCTGAAGCaggaaacaaaaaatgattggGAGGCGCGTCATCCTGAAGAAACTTCCCCGCAGATTCCGCGGACGGCTGAAGAACAGGCCGGAGCTGGAAGTCCTGTCAATGGACCGACGATCGTTACGACGACACGTCGGCACGTCAGGACGATTACCACCACTGGACATATTACTGAAACTATTGCCGAAGACTCCGAGCCCTCGCCAGTTTCTAGTCCTGGGGAAAATAAAACGAATCATAAGATAATTCATCAGCAGCAACAAACTGCAGATCATCAACATAATGAACAAACTTCTCATTATCAAGAACAATCTTATATACATTTGCCGGCTGATAACAACAGTACGGACAGTAATCAGCATCAGCAGGTTGTTTATTCTAATAATGGGAATGAGTTACAAGTTGAGACACAGAATTCCGATGGTCATCCTATTACTTTGTCACTCAAAGAACCACCAaa ATACATAACAGCAGAAAGACCAGAAGTAGATCGCGTGTACGTATATTCAGAGGGAACAGACGGCCGAAAAATCCCAATGCTTGTCCAAGTCCAGCGAATGCAAGAAGATCTCCGTCGTCAGCAGCAGCATcatcaccaccaccaccatcaCCATCCTCAGTCACACCGTTTCAGTCCCCATGAAAACGGCCAAGTGAACAGCAGATACGAGTCACCCAGTTCCGAAGACTTCGAACCCAGTGTCTCGATGTCTCAATCGGGATCAACGGTCTTAGGGTCGCCTGCTTCTTATTCGACGCCCGTTGAAGTCGTCCGGACGACGCAGCACCAATTAGTCCCGACAGGTTATTCGGAGGCAGCGATTAAGTATGACGTTGCTGCAGCAGTTGCCGCAGCGTCTGAAAGCATAAAAACGAGTAGTACTTACACGACTTTAGAGACTGTTCCATTGCCACCATCACAGGCCGTACAATATGCCCAGTATGTTCCTGATAGTTTTCAGCACAGCAACAGTTACGGCTATGCCAAACCGGAAATAGCTTACCTGAACTATCCGGGAGGACATTCCAATAGAAATTCTGAG GTTGAAGCACCTTCTGGAGTTTACATAAAAAGTGATCCTACGCTGTCTTCCTCGTCACTAATCGGCAGTGGAAGAACGACACAGTTGTATCATGAACAACCGGGTTCACCGGGATCACAAGTTACGATTTACGGATCAGCTGGCACGCCGACATTCCAGTATGTCAAGCAAACTGGAGAAACATTTTGGCAACCAGCTGGTTCAGCATCACCACCGACTCTCGAGTATGTACAGGGTTACCCAGGTGTTGCGACTATTTCGGCAACCGATTCCGCAGGTCTTATGTACAACGGCGGCGGTTATGTTACGGCGAGCAATGGATCCTCACCCTGGGCGAGTTTGCAAGATGAAGCTTTTGATGGCTCTGTTATGACTGAAACAAAAGAGTGCGTTAATTGTGCAGCTAATATGACGACACTGTGGAGAAGAGATGGAACTGGACACTTTCTATGTAATAcgtgtaaaatttataacaaaccTAATGGGGCGAATAGAGCTACGATGAGATATAATTCTAAGATGAAACAAACTATAGCTGCG agTGGACGAAGAGCCGGGATACAATGCGCAAATTGTAATACAAGTAATACAACGTTATGGCGGAGGAATAATAATGGAGAACCTGTTTGTAATGCATGTGGACTCTATTATAAACTTCACAAT gTAAACAGGCCAATGAGCATGAAAAAAGATGGAATACAAACACGTAAAAGAAAACCAAAAAATCACTCAGGAATGTCTGGCGTATTGGCAGGACCAAGTGCTGGACTAAATAAATCCGAGATGAAACAAAATTTACTCGGTGAGTCTTTG tgtGCCCCCATTAGAACCAATCACAATTAA
- the LOC130672527 gene encoding box A-binding factor-like isoform X1 — MRHATIEDTMKENSLKQETKNDWEARHPEETSPQIPRTAEEQAGAGSPVNGPTIVTTTRRHVRTITTTGHITETIAEDSEPSPVSSPGENKTNHKIIHQQQQTADHQHNEQTSHYQEQSYIHLPADNNSTDSNQHQQVVYSNNGNELQVETQNSDGHPITLSLKEPPKYITAERPEVDRVYVYSEGTDGRKIPMLVQVQRMQEDLRRQQQHHHHHHHHHPQSHRFSPHENGQVNSRYESPSSEDFEPSVSMSQSGSTVLGSPASYSTPVEVVRTTQHQLVPTGYSEAAIKYDVAAAVAAASESIKTSSTYTTLETVPLPPSQAVQYAQYVPDSFQHSNSYGYAKPEIAYLNYPGGHSNRNSEVEAPSGVYIKSDPTLSSSSLIGSGRTTQLYHEQPGSPGSQVTIYGSAGTPTFQYVKQTGETFWQPAGSASPPTLEYVQGYPGVATISATDSAGLMYNGGGYVTASNGSSPWASLQDEAFDGSVMTETKECVNCAANMTTLWRRDGTGHFLCNTCKIYNKPNGANRATMRYNSKMKQTIAASGRRAGIQCANCNTSNTTLWRRNNNGEPVCNACGLYYKLHNVNRPMSMKKDGIQTRKRKPKNHSGMSGVLAGPSAGLNKSEMKQNLLVDSKLHLNMLTNRGGSVERVEDDYMNSITTQLGHAHSPITLPSAAVLNRQTNLTVPPLEPITINKTSGDLTVITSTSLATNIDRS, encoded by the exons ATGCGTCACGCAACTATTgag gatACGATGAAGGAGAATTCGCTGAAGCaggaaacaaaaaatgattggGAGGCGCGTCATCCTGAAGAAACTTCCCCGCAGATTCCGCGGACGGCTGAAGAACAGGCCGGAGCTGGAAGTCCTGTCAATGGACCGACGATCGTTACGACGACACGTCGGCACGTCAGGACGATTACCACCACTGGACATATTACTGAAACTATTGCCGAAGACTCCGAGCCCTCGCCAGTTTCTAGTCCTGGGGAAAATAAAACGAATCATAAGATAATTCATCAGCAGCAACAAACTGCAGATCATCAACATAATGAACAAACTTCTCATTATCAAGAACAATCTTATATACATTTGCCGGCTGATAACAACAGTACGGACAGTAATCAGCATCAGCAGGTTGTTTATTCTAATAATGGGAATGAGTTACAAGTTGAGACACAGAATTCCGATGGTCATCCTATTACTTTGTCACTCAAAGAACCACCAaa ATACATAACAGCAGAAAGACCAGAAGTAGATCGCGTGTACGTATATTCAGAGGGAACAGACGGCCGAAAAATCCCAATGCTTGTCCAAGTCCAGCGAATGCAAGAAGATCTCCGTCGTCAGCAGCAGCATcatcaccaccaccaccatcaCCATCCTCAGTCACACCGTTTCAGTCCCCATGAAAACGGCCAAGTGAACAGCAGATACGAGTCACCCAGTTCCGAAGACTTCGAACCCAGTGTCTCGATGTCTCAATCGGGATCAACGGTCTTAGGGTCGCCTGCTTCTTATTCGACGCCCGTTGAAGTCGTCCGGACGACGCAGCACCAATTAGTCCCGACAGGTTATTCGGAGGCAGCGATTAAGTATGACGTTGCTGCAGCAGTTGCCGCAGCGTCTGAAAGCATAAAAACGAGTAGTACTTACACGACTTTAGAGACTGTTCCATTGCCACCATCACAGGCCGTACAATATGCCCAGTATGTTCCTGATAGTTTTCAGCACAGCAACAGTTACGGCTATGCCAAACCGGAAATAGCTTACCTGAACTATCCGGGAGGACATTCCAATAGAAATTCTGAG GTTGAAGCACCTTCTGGAGTTTACATAAAAAGTGATCCTACGCTGTCTTCCTCGTCACTAATCGGCAGTGGAAGAACGACACAGTTGTATCATGAACAACCGGGTTCACCGGGATCACAAGTTACGATTTACGGATCAGCTGGCACGCCGACATTCCAGTATGTCAAGCAAACTGGAGAAACATTTTGGCAACCAGCTGGTTCAGCATCACCACCGACTCTCGAGTATGTACAGGGTTACCCAGGTGTTGCGACTATTTCGGCAACCGATTCCGCAGGTCTTATGTACAACGGCGGCGGTTATGTTACGGCGAGCAATGGATCCTCACCCTGGGCGAGTTTGCAAGATGAAGCTTTTGATGGCTCTGTTATGACTGAAACAAAAGAGTGCGTTAATTGTGCAGCTAATATGACGACACTGTGGAGAAGAGATGGAACTGGACACTTTCTATGTAATAcgtgtaaaatttataacaaaccTAATGGGGCGAATAGAGCTACGATGAGATATAATTCTAAGATGAAACAAACTATAGCTGCG agTGGACGAAGAGCCGGGATACAATGCGCAAATTGTAATACAAGTAATACAACGTTATGGCGGAGGAATAATAATGGAGAACCTGTTTGTAATGCATGTGGACTCTATTATAAACTTCACAAT gTAAACAGGCCAATGAGCATGAAAAAAGATGGAATACAAACACGTAAAAGAAAACCAAAAAATCACTCAGGAATGTCTGGCGTATTGGCAGGACCAAGTGCTGGACTAAATAAATCCGAGATGAAACAAAATTTACTCG TGGATTCGAAGCTGCACTTGAACATGCTCACGAATAGGGGTGGGAGTGTTGAGAGGGTTGAAGACGATTACATGAATTCCATAACAACGCAATTGGGTCACGCGCACTCCCCCATCACATTACCCTCTGCTGCGGTATTGAATCGACAAACTAATCTTAC tgtGCCCCCATTAGAACCAATCACAATTAACAAAACTAGCGGGGATCTGACGGTGATAACATCAACATCGCTGGCTACTAATATCGACAGATCATGA
- the LOC130671739 gene encoding uncharacterized protein LOC130671739: protein MLLFITIIQLLIVMEIRTKELQNNTCLTPGLHCTENDNCCSNSCLSQMGTEYHYCEPENITSTTAVTTTKKRNILRCFKNKKSCDSNVDCCSKKCISIDSFFSNKICVESNWCIKPGHYCTADSDCCSNECYNIVGTPLHYCNNKQRDLF, encoded by the exons atgttattattcaTTACTATCATTCAACTTTTAATTGTAATGGAAATACGAACAAaagaattacaaaataatacttGTCTCACTCCTGGCCTTCAT TGCACGGAAAATGATAATTGCTGTTCTAACTCATGTCTGAGTCAAATGGGAACTGAATATCATTATTGTGAGCCGGAAAATATCACTTCCACTACTGCTGTGACtacgacaaaaaaaagaaatatccTTAGATgctttaaaaacaaaaaatcg TGTGATTCCAACGTTGATTGCTGttctaaaaaatgtatttctaTCGACAGTTTTttcagtaataaaatttgtgtagaGTCAAATTGGTGCATCAAACCTGGACATTAT tgtACAGCAGACAGTGATTGCTGTTCCAATGAATGTTACAATATAGTGGGAACTCCACTTCATTACTGCAACAATAAGCAaagagatttattttaa
- the LOC130672527 gene encoding trans-acting T-cell-specific transcription factor GATA-3-like isoform X5, translating to MRHATIEDTMKENSLKQETKNDWEARHPEETSPQIPRTAEEQAGAGSPVNGPTIVTTTRRHVRTITTTGHITETIAEDSEPSPVSSPGENKTNHKIIHQQQQTADHQHNEQTSHYQEQSYIHLPADNNSTDSNQHQQVVYSNNGNELQVETQNSDGHPITLSLKEPPKYITAERPEVDRVYVYSEGTDGRKIPMLVQVQRMQEDLRRQQQHHHHHHHHHPQSHRFSPHENGQVNSRYESPSSEDFEPSVSMSQSGSTVLGSPASYSTPVEVVRTTQHQLVPTGYSEAAIKYDVAAAVAAASESIKTSSTYTTLETVPLPPSQAVQYAQYVPDSFQHSNSYGYAKPEIAYLNYPGGHSNRNSEVEAPSGVYIKSDPTLSSSSLIGSGRTTQLYHEQPGSPGSQVTIYGSAGTPTFQYVKQTGETFWQPAGSASPPTLEYVQGYPGVATISATDSAGLMYNGGGYVTASNGSSPWASLQDEAFDGSVMTETKECVNCAANMTTLWRRDGTGHFLCNTCKIYNKPNGANRATMRYNSKMKQTIAASGRRAGIQCANCNTSNTTLWRRNNNGEPVCNACGLYYKLHNVNRPMSMKKDGIQTRKRKPKNHSGMSGVLAGPSAGLNKSEMKQNLLVCPH from the exons ATGCGTCACGCAACTATTgag gatACGATGAAGGAGAATTCGCTGAAGCaggaaacaaaaaatgattggGAGGCGCGTCATCCTGAAGAAACTTCCCCGCAGATTCCGCGGACGGCTGAAGAACAGGCCGGAGCTGGAAGTCCTGTCAATGGACCGACGATCGTTACGACGACACGTCGGCACGTCAGGACGATTACCACCACTGGACATATTACTGAAACTATTGCCGAAGACTCCGAGCCCTCGCCAGTTTCTAGTCCTGGGGAAAATAAAACGAATCATAAGATAATTCATCAGCAGCAACAAACTGCAGATCATCAACATAATGAACAAACTTCTCATTATCAAGAACAATCTTATATACATTTGCCGGCTGATAACAACAGTACGGACAGTAATCAGCATCAGCAGGTTGTTTATTCTAATAATGGGAATGAGTTACAAGTTGAGACACAGAATTCCGATGGTCATCCTATTACTTTGTCACTCAAAGAACCACCAaa ATACATAACAGCAGAAAGACCAGAAGTAGATCGCGTGTACGTATATTCAGAGGGAACAGACGGCCGAAAAATCCCAATGCTTGTCCAAGTCCAGCGAATGCAAGAAGATCTCCGTCGTCAGCAGCAGCATcatcaccaccaccaccatcaCCATCCTCAGTCACACCGTTTCAGTCCCCATGAAAACGGCCAAGTGAACAGCAGATACGAGTCACCCAGTTCCGAAGACTTCGAACCCAGTGTCTCGATGTCTCAATCGGGATCAACGGTCTTAGGGTCGCCTGCTTCTTATTCGACGCCCGTTGAAGTCGTCCGGACGACGCAGCACCAATTAGTCCCGACAGGTTATTCGGAGGCAGCGATTAAGTATGACGTTGCTGCAGCAGTTGCCGCAGCGTCTGAAAGCATAAAAACGAGTAGTACTTACACGACTTTAGAGACTGTTCCATTGCCACCATCACAGGCCGTACAATATGCCCAGTATGTTCCTGATAGTTTTCAGCACAGCAACAGTTACGGCTATGCCAAACCGGAAATAGCTTACCTGAACTATCCGGGAGGACATTCCAATAGAAATTCTGAG GTTGAAGCACCTTCTGGAGTTTACATAAAAAGTGATCCTACGCTGTCTTCCTCGTCACTAATCGGCAGTGGAAGAACGACACAGTTGTATCATGAACAACCGGGTTCACCGGGATCACAAGTTACGATTTACGGATCAGCTGGCACGCCGACATTCCAGTATGTCAAGCAAACTGGAGAAACATTTTGGCAACCAGCTGGTTCAGCATCACCACCGACTCTCGAGTATGTACAGGGTTACCCAGGTGTTGCGACTATTTCGGCAACCGATTCCGCAGGTCTTATGTACAACGGCGGCGGTTATGTTACGGCGAGCAATGGATCCTCACCCTGGGCGAGTTTGCAAGATGAAGCTTTTGATGGCTCTGTTATGACTGAAACAAAAGAGTGCGTTAATTGTGCAGCTAATATGACGACACTGTGGAGAAGAGATGGAACTGGACACTTTCTATGTAATAcgtgtaaaatttataacaaaccTAATGGGGCGAATAGAGCTACGATGAGATATAATTCTAAGATGAAACAAACTATAGCTGCG agTGGACGAAGAGCCGGGATACAATGCGCAAATTGTAATACAAGTAATACAACGTTATGGCGGAGGAATAATAATGGAGAACCTGTTTGTAATGCATGTGGACTCTATTATAAACTTCACAAT gTAAACAGGCCAATGAGCATGAAAAAAGATGGAATACAAACACGTAAAAGAAAACCAAAAAATCACTCAGGAATGTCTGGCGTATTGGCAGGACCAAGTGCTGGACTAAATAAATCCGAGATGAAACAAAATTTACTCG tgtGCCCCCATTAG